One window of the Lipingzhangella halophila genome contains the following:
- a CDS encoding GntP family permease, protein MPDTANLSTGWLLAISVLSIATLLFLIIRVRLHAILALILVSAGTALATGIPVPDLVPTLIDGMGSTLGSVVLLIGLGAILGRLIELSGGARVLADGLLRLFGEKRAPLALSVASLFFGFPIFLDAAFVVMLPVIFSVARRMGGSLLIYALPSTGAFLMMHALLPPHPGPVAATELIGADMGLVVLVGLLIGLPTWYLCGHLLGLWLGRRVNAPVPTILGTPEQEDSPTLGPPPHLGTLIFLLLLPVGLIFTNTSLEALAVAGTIDSEAQWVHALQAVGETPVALFITVLVALWLLGWRRRHSGDTLERIIDQALAPVCTIIVLTGAGGMFGAVLSESGIGDAMAQSLDNLGLPLIVASFLIATVMRVAQGSATVAATTAAGLMAPAITAASGFSGFELALMVIAIAAGSIVLSHVNDSGFWLVRGFLGLDTVTMLRTWTVQSTAIGTMAFVLCLALYAVA, encoded by the coding sequence ATGCCCGATACGGCGAACCTCTCCACGGGATGGCTGTTGGCCATCTCCGTGCTCTCGATCGCGACACTGCTCTTCCTGATCATCCGGGTGCGGCTGCACGCCATCCTGGCCCTGATCCTGGTCAGCGCCGGTACCGCCCTGGCGACCGGGATACCGGTGCCGGACCTGGTGCCCACACTCATCGACGGAATGGGGTCGACCCTCGGCTCGGTCGTGCTCCTCATCGGCCTCGGCGCGATACTGGGCAGACTCATCGAGCTGTCCGGCGGGGCGCGCGTGCTGGCCGACGGCCTCCTACGGCTGTTCGGCGAGAAGCGGGCGCCGCTGGCGCTGAGCGTCGCGTCGCTCTTCTTCGGCTTCCCGATCTTCCTCGACGCGGCCTTCGTGGTGATGCTGCCGGTCATCTTCTCGGTCGCGCGCCGGATGGGCGGCTCGCTGCTGATCTACGCCCTGCCGTCGACCGGCGCGTTCCTGATGATGCACGCGCTGCTGCCGCCGCACCCGGGTCCGGTGGCGGCCACCGAGCTCATCGGCGCTGACATGGGTCTCGTGGTTCTCGTGGGGCTCCTCATCGGACTTCCCACGTGGTACCTGTGCGGCCACCTGCTCGGGCTCTGGCTGGGCCGCCGCGTGAACGCTCCGGTCCCCACCATCCTCGGCACGCCCGAGCAGGAGGACTCCCCCACGCTGGGCCCGCCGCCGCACCTCGGCACCCTGATCTTCCTGCTGCTGCTACCGGTCGGACTCATCTTCACGAACACCAGCCTCGAAGCGCTCGCCGTCGCGGGCACCATCGACTCCGAGGCCCAGTGGGTGCACGCGCTGCAGGCGGTCGGCGAGACCCCGGTGGCGCTGTTCATCACGGTGCTGGTCGCGCTGTGGCTGCTGGGCTGGCGGCGCCGGCACAGCGGGGACACGTTGGAACGCATCATCGACCAGGCGCTCGCCCCGGTCTGTACGATCATCGTGCTCACCGGAGCGGGCGGGATGTTCGGCGCCGTGCTCAGCGAGAGCGGGATCGGCGACGCTATGGCCCAGAGCCTGGACAACCTGGGGCTCCCGCTGATCGTCGCGTCCTTCCTGATCGCCACGGTGATGCGGGTCGCCCAGGGCTCGGCGACGGTCGCCGCCACGACGGCCGCCGGACTGATGGCGCCGGCGATCACCGCCGCGAGCGGTTTCTCCGGGTTCGAGCTGGCGCTCATGGTCATCGCGATCGCTGCCGGCTCGATCGTGCTCTCGCACGTGAACGACTCGGGTTTCTGGCTGGTCCGCGGGTTCCTGGGGTTGGACACCGTGACCATGTTGCGGACCTGGACCGTGCAGTCGACCGCCATCGGCACGATGGCCTTCGTGCTCTGCCTCGCGCTCTACGCGGTGGCCTAG